CGCCTCGGCCGTCAAGCAGGACAACCGCGGCTGGAACGACAACCTCATGCGGGTGGCGGGCCTGGTATCCGGCGTCCTGCTCCTGACGATGCTCGGCTTCGTCCTCTGGTTCGCCGACCCCGTCCGCCACGACATGCACGGCTTCCAGGGCATCCTGGCCGGCGTCTTCGCGGTCGCGCTGGCCGCGCTCGCCGGCGTACGGGCACGGGTCTACGACGACCGGGCGGCCGCCGTCGCCCTCGGTATCGCAGCCCTCCCGCAGGCACTCATCGCGGGCTCCGGCATCCTGCCCCAGGACGCCACGGACGGCCCCGGACGCCTGCAGTTCCTGGTCGGCTGCGTCTGCGTACTGCTCGTCTCCGTCGTCCTGATCATGCTGCTCCCGCAGGGCGACGCCCCCTTCGTCGCGGCGGCCCTGGCCTCCGTGATCGGCACACTGGCCGCCTTCACGGCCGTACTGACCGAGGCGGCGCCCCGTGAGATCGCCGCGGGCACGGCCGTCGTCGCCCTCGCCGTGATCGGCTTCCTCCCCGGCTGGTCCGCCCGCTTCGCCAAGCTCCCCATCGGCTTCCGCTCGCCGGAGGACCTGGCCCGCGCCCGCCGCGACGGCCTCACCGAGGGCAACCTCGAAGCGGTCGACATCAACCGGATCGTCGCCCAGACCAGCCGCGGCCACGAGCTCCTCCTCGGCCTCGTCGGCGGCTGCGCCATGGTGATCGTCGGCTCCGGCGGCGCCGTCCTCGGCTTCAGCTCCAACAGCTGGGCCCAGTTCCTCGCCCTGGCCGTCGGCGTCGCCGCGATGCTCCGCGCCCGCCTCTTCCGCTACACCGCGCAGGTCACCTGCCTGATGGTGGCCGGCGTCGCCACTCTCAGCCTCCTCGTCCTCGGCCTGGCGATCTCGCCGCCGTCGGACATCATCAAGGAGCTGCTGATGGGCAACCACGCCCCCGTGGACGTGCGCACCCTCTGGCTCGGCGCGACCGTGGCCGCGGGCTCGCTGCTCCTGATCGCCATCGGCCTGATCGTCCCGAACAAGGGCCTCTCCCCGTTCTGGGGCCGCATGCTCGACATCGCGGACTCGATCGTCCTGCTCTCCCTGATCCCGCTCTGCCTGGCCGTACTGGACATGTACAGCAAGGTCCGCGGCGGAATCTGACCCCGGGGACCGTCGGGAACCCCGGTCATCCGGGGTTCCCGCCCCTGGTACGCTGTGTAACGGCCGTTTGTGTACGCGCCTCCGGATTCATCCTCTGGAGGCTGCGCCCATCGGTCTTCGCCTCCGAGTCATGGAAGCTCCCCTGAGATCTAGACCAGGGGCACTCGTGGGCGCATGGATCCCCAAAGAGGAGTACGCGTGCCGCTCGACGCCGCTACGAAGAAGCAGATCTTTGCCGAGTTCGGTCAGAAGGAGGGCGACACCGGTTCCCCCGAGGTTCAGGTCGCCATGCTCTCCCGTCGGATTTCCGACCTGACGGAGCACCTCAAGACCCACAAGCACGACCACCACTCCCGCCGGGGTCTCCTGATCCTG
The sequence above is drawn from the Streptomyces sp. NBC_01465 genome and encodes:
- the rpsO gene encoding 30S ribosomal protein S15; translation: MPLDAATKKQIFAEFGQKEGDTGSPEVQVAMLSRRISDLTEHLKTHKHDHHSRRGLLILVGQRRRLLQYLAKKDIQRFRALVDRLGIRRGAAGGAK
- the eccD gene encoding type VII secretion integral membrane protein EccD yields the protein MSTGTSTGFCRVTVAAPDSRIDVALPEDLPIQDIYPEIIRLSGMAQSDGSLAGYHLVRRDGGVLDASRSLVEHRVRDGEVLLLRPFADSLPPAVHDDVVDAIASAVKQDNRGWNDNLMRVAGLVSGVLLLTMLGFVLWFADPVRHDMHGFQGILAGVFAVALAALAGVRARVYDDRAAAVALGIAALPQALIAGSGILPQDATDGPGRLQFLVGCVCVLLVSVVLIMLLPQGDAPFVAAALASVIGTLAAFTAVLTEAAPREIAAGTAVVALAVIGFLPGWSARFAKLPIGFRSPEDLARARRDGLTEGNLEAVDINRIVAQTSRGHELLLGLVGGCAMVIVGSGGAVLGFSSNSWAQFLALAVGVAAMLRARLFRYTAQVTCLMVAGVATLSLLVLGLAISPPSDIIKELLMGNHAPVDVRTLWLGATVAAGSLLLIAIGLIVPNKGLSPFWGRMLDIADSIVLLSLIPLCLAVLDMYSKVRGGI